A window from Kovacikia minuta CCNUW1 encodes these proteins:
- a CDS encoding phosphodiester glycosidase family protein, whose product MSYTAFLKSLSTAFGIGLLGVPLLIYGVRSFQRPPQTNLERSLFQGVAYKREYRPVPRPLMLHIVTIDLNAPGIRVLVTPGTPASDQRETNARTPSEFLNEFNLQLAINANFFYPFREKTPWDYYPHSGDRVNAVGQAISNQLPYSSPQSSFPALCFSDRPLAQIGVGGTCPDGTAQAVAGSSLLVSQGKPVPIPKGAADSNGLYSRTGVGLDQQGKKIWIVAIDDKQPFYSEGVTLEELAGIFVSLGVYNALNLDGGGSTTLAISTSTGPQLLNAPIHTKVPMRERPVANHLGFYALPAERGK is encoded by the coding sequence ATGTCTTATACCGCTTTCTTAAAGTCCCTCTCAACCGCCTTTGGGATTGGTCTTCTGGGGGTTCCCCTGCTGATCTACGGGGTTCGTTCCTTTCAACGTCCACCTCAAACAAATCTGGAGCGATCGCTCTTCCAGGGTGTTGCCTACAAGCGGGAATATCGCCCTGTGCCGCGCCCATTAATGCTTCACATCGTAACGATTGACCTGAATGCTCCTGGAATTCGGGTGCTGGTCACCCCCGGAACGCCTGCTTCTGATCAGCGGGAAACGAATGCACGCACCCCTTCTGAGTTTTTGAACGAATTCAATCTGCAACTTGCGATCAATGCTAATTTCTTCTATCCCTTTCGGGAAAAAACGCCCTGGGATTATTACCCCCACAGCGGCGATCGGGTCAACGCTGTCGGACAGGCGATTTCCAACCAATTGCCCTACTCTTCTCCCCAATCATCCTTTCCGGCGTTGTGTTTTTCCGATCGTCCATTGGCGCAGATTGGCGTTGGTGGGACGTGTCCTGATGGAACCGCTCAGGCGGTTGCGGGTAGTTCCCTGCTGGTGTCTCAGGGCAAACCCGTGCCTATCCCAAAGGGGGCGGCAGATAGCAATGGCCTGTACTCTCGCACAGGCGTAGGACTGGATCAGCAGGGCAAAAAGATTTGGATTGTGGCGATCGATGACAAACAACCCTTCTACAGTGAGGGTGTAACGCTGGAAGAGTTGGCAGGGATCTTTGTCAGCCTGGGTGTCTACAATGCCCTCAATCTGGATGGAGGTGGCTCAACCACACTGGCGATCTCAACCTCAACCGGTCCCCAATTGCTCAATGCCCCCATCCATACCAAAGTCCCGATGCGAGAACGACCCGTTGCCAATCACCTGGGCTTTTACGCGCTACCAGCCGAGAGGGGTAAATAA
- a CDS encoding MptD family putative ECF transporter S component: MRTPWQLRDYVFAAFMTIGMVVAVFIVGPFAPPGFQLLAWSPFAGIFLTLGMARLQRRGSVLLMILPLAILLGVLSPIITLYLAATILVTELVMFFVGNYRRKINRLIGNVLFFGSANLFGLLLLIRFSQSLLSRVKDPQKADSFANLIQFISQPGILILLTVLAILAGALGWFLGELAVKQLQKAGKLDLEN, from the coding sequence ATGAGGACTCCCTGGCAGCTTAGAGATTATGTGTTTGCCGCCTTCATGACGATCGGCATGGTGGTTGCAGTATTCATTGTCGGTCCTTTTGCCCCACCTGGATTTCAGCTCCTAGCCTGGTCTCCATTTGCGGGAATTTTTCTGACTTTAGGCATGGCACGGTTGCAGCGACGGGGCAGCGTCCTGTTGATGATTTTGCCCCTGGCAATCTTGCTGGGAGTGCTTTCGCCAATCATTACGCTTTACCTGGCTGCTACGATTCTGGTGACAGAATTGGTCATGTTTTTTGTTGGGAACTATCGCCGCAAGATCAATCGTTTGATCGGAAATGTTTTATTTTTTGGCAGCGCCAACCTGTTTGGGTTGCTGCTCCTGATTCGATTCTCTCAAAGCCTCCTATCGAGAGTAAAAGATCCCCAAAAGGCAGATTCTTTTGCTAATTTAATTCAATTCATTAGCCAACCTGGAATATTGATTCTATTGACCGTTCTGGCAATCTTAGCAGGAGCACTGGGCTGGTTTTTGGGAGAGTTGGCAGTTAAGCAACTTCAGAAAGCCGGGAAATTAGATTTAGAGAATTAG
- a CDS encoding energy-coupling factor transporter transmembrane component T family protein, which yields MSSFLGQINPLFKIALCFVLISLGLILHRVEAIALLTGILLILLLTSVKLNLKVLGYVVISLALFIAFSTWLRDFETSLISALRLVAILLPAPLLASTTSPSDLVRAFQAVRLPNFVVLSLMLIWRFLPLIQQEAQRIVESNGLRGVDLARQPAHWFSGLFMPLIFRIVAYADEVTVGLETRGYDPTAPRSNSRPLKWRSQDTVFAACVGLILAVVGYVEWVA from the coding sequence ATGTCTTCTTTCTTAGGTCAAATTAATCCCCTATTTAAGATTGCTCTTTGTTTTGTGCTAATCAGTTTGGGGCTGATTTTGCATCGAGTTGAGGCGATCGCGCTACTCACAGGAATCTTACTCATCCTGTTACTTACTTCTGTGAAACTTAACCTCAAAGTGCTGGGTTATGTGGTGATTTCACTTGCCCTATTCATCGCATTCTCTACCTGGCTGAGGGACTTTGAAACTTCTCTTATCAGTGCTTTACGTCTGGTTGCCATTCTGCTCCCCGCACCACTACTGGCCAGCACCACTTCTCCTTCAGACCTGGTAAGGGCTTTTCAAGCGGTGCGGCTACCCAATTTTGTGGTGTTGAGTCTAATGCTGATCTGGCGGTTTCTGCCATTGATTCAGCAGGAAGCCCAGCGAATCGTTGAGTCCAACGGGTTGCGCGGGGTGGATTTAGCCCGTCAGCCAGCACACTGGTTTTCAGGGTTGTTTATGCCGTTGATTTTTCGAATTGTTGCCTATGCAGACGAAGTTACCGTAGGGTTAGAAACCAGAGGCTATGACCCAACGGCTCCCCGGAGCAACAGCCGCCCCCTGAAATGGCGAAGTCAGGATACTGTATTTGCAGCCTGCGTCGGGTTAATCCTGGCAGTTGTGGGATATGTTGAATGGGTCGCGTGA
- a CDS encoding ABC transporter ATP-binding protein — protein MVSRLPLIEVVDLCFRHPGRSHPTIAGVNLTLNPGEIVLIAGATGSGKSTLLNCLTGIAPNHTGGELHGKIGFQGTDIREWSVRQRSRHFCTILQNVEIQIFTDRVWEELAFGLENWNVPATQIPPLIDTSLQNFGLDNQRDWFIRQLSAGQKQRLLLACLLATGQPVLLLDEPLAYLDAKGVKQLLQLLRSRADEGQSVLLIEHRLDVVSEICDRAYSFEDGKLVEGRSQQAGSQEPGVRSQEPGKEGDAGTRGHRDTETKAEGRGQRAEGDTGKQGHGDTGKLIQNSKFKIQNLELNTQNSSPIPHTPHPTPDLLQTHQLSWGGYPPFPDLQVKAGETVLLQGDNGCGKTTLLKLLSGLLKPTTGTLEILGRNRRNRSVVEISKDVGFVLQNPNHQLFADSVRSEVLQPGVSAERANTLLERLNLGDRADRHPQSLSQGQKRRLALGAVLARQPKICLLDEITVGQDPQSLALMLRVLREFTTQGSALILTSHDPLAAAALNARIVQIGVA, from the coding sequence ATGGTGTCTCGCCTGCCACTGATTGAAGTTGTTGATCTTTGCTTCCGGCATCCGGGTCGATCGCACCCGACGATCGCCGGTGTCAACCTGACCCTCAATCCAGGTGAGATTGTTTTAATTGCAGGCGCAACCGGAAGTGGCAAGAGCACATTGCTAAATTGCTTAACAGGCATTGCCCCCAACCATACAGGCGGAGAGCTGCACGGAAAGATAGGGTTTCAGGGAACTGATATCCGCGAGTGGTCTGTGCGCCAGCGATCGCGCCATTTCTGTACCATCTTGCAAAACGTTGAGATTCAGATCTTTACCGATCGGGTGTGGGAAGAATTGGCATTTGGCCTAGAAAACTGGAATGTTCCTGCCACCCAGATTCCCCCATTAATTGACACCTCCCTCCAAAATTTTGGGCTGGACAACCAGCGAGACTGGTTCATTCGGCAGCTCTCAGCCGGTCAGAAACAACGCCTGCTACTGGCTTGTTTGCTGGCAACCGGTCAACCTGTGCTGCTGCTCGACGAACCTCTGGCATACCTGGATGCCAAAGGTGTCAAACAACTCTTGCAATTGCTGCGATCGCGGGCGGACGAGGGGCAATCCGTTTTGCTGATTGAACATCGGCTTGATGTCGTCAGTGAGATTTGCGATCGCGCCTACTCCTTTGAGGATGGCAAGTTGGTAGAAGGCAGAAGTCAGCAAGCAGGGAGTCAGGAGCCAGGAGTCAGGAGTCAGGAGCCAGGAAAGGAGGGAGACGCGGGGACACGGGGACACAGGGACACGGAGACGAAGGCAGAGGGCAGAGGGCAGAGGGCAGAAGGGGACACGGGGAAACAGGGACACGGGGACACGGGGAAGTTAATTCAAAATTCAAAATTCAAAATTCAAAATTTAGAACTCAACACTCAAAACTCTTCCCCCATACCCCACACCCCACACCCCACACCCGATCTTCTCCAAACCCACCAACTCAGTTGGGGAGGCTATCCACCCTTTCCCGACTTACAGGTGAAAGCGGGGGAAACGGTTTTGCTGCAAGGAGACAATGGTTGCGGTAAAACAACCCTCCTCAAGCTCCTGAGTGGATTACTGAAACCGACGACTGGAACGTTGGAGATCTTGGGTCGCAACCGGAGAAACCGTAGCGTTGTGGAGATTTCTAAAGATGTAGGGTTTGTGCTGCAAAATCCAAATCACCAGCTATTTGCCGATAGTGTGCGATCGGAAGTTTTGCAGCCGGGCGTGTCGGCAGAAAGGGCAAACACACTGCTAGAGCGCCTGAATTTGGGCGATCGGGCTGATAGGCACCCCCAGTCCCTTTCCCAGGGGCAGAAACGTCGGTTAGCATTGGGAGCAGTATTAGCCAGACAACCCAAAATTTGCCTGCTAGATGAGATTACCGTGGGACAAGACCCCCAATCCCTAGCTTTAATGCTGCGGGTACTGCGAGAATTTACAACCCAGGGCAGTGCGTTAATACTCACGTCCCACGATCCGTTAGCAGCAGCAGCGCTTAACGCTCGAATTGTTCAGATTGGAGTAGCATGA
- a CDS encoding pentapeptide repeat-containing protein, whose protein sequence is MPRRRFNWVLGQIEWLKWLYIGHSPSALCPLPSAFPNMTENQRLDFANQDLRNRSFKGKHLQGANFRGADIRGCNFSHALLIDANFERVRTGQTRRQLLVLVSVAVAVGLLVADAVSRLIFGALGQTPQEPAWNYVLALYVSLGIAATGIGVSALTKTYTIAPIAKVISGVASGALVGFFYGGVNGNQLLALFHQKSAGENNPRTAIAGAVLLGLGMAIANIKCSRGFVSVVVAAAGTVTAYGFAFLMGTTAIACLSTHRWFWGLTLSLLSLLYLWLTLKALTLTIHSIKHFWGTTFRNANLTNAQFAGAELRNTDFTGAIGRGMKGIGG, encoded by the coding sequence GTGCCACGAAGACGATTTAATTGGGTATTAGGGCAAATTGAATGGTTGAAATGGCTCTATATCGGTCATTCCCCTTCTGCCCTCTGCCCCCTACCTTCTGCCTTTCCCAATATGACAGAGAACCAACGGCTAGACTTTGCGAATCAAGACTTGCGAAACCGCTCCTTTAAGGGCAAACATCTCCAGGGCGCTAACTTCAGGGGGGCTGATATTCGGGGCTGTAATTTCAGCCATGCCTTGCTTATCGATGCCAACTTTGAGCGGGTCAGGACGGGACAAACCCGACGGCAGCTCCTTGTTCTGGTGAGTGTGGCAGTGGCAGTCGGGTTGCTGGTTGCAGATGCGGTGAGTCGATTAATTTTTGGCGCACTGGGGCAGACTCCCCAGGAACCTGCCTGGAACTACGTGTTGGCGCTGTATGTGAGCCTGGGCATTGCCGCAACCGGAATTGGGGTGAGTGCTCTAACAAAAACCTATACGATCGCACCCATCGCAAAAGTCATTTCTGGAGTTGCCTCTGGAGCATTGGTTGGCTTCTTTTATGGGGGTGTAAATGGGAATCAACTCCTGGCACTTTTCCATCAAAAGAGTGCAGGCGAGAACAATCCACGGACCGCGATCGCCGGAGCGGTTCTGCTTGGATTGGGGATGGCGATTGCCAACATCAAGTGCAGCCGTGGGTTTGTTTCGGTAGTTGTGGCAGCCGCAGGAACCGTAACAGCCTACGGATTCGCATTTTTGATGGGAACAACAGCGATCGCATGTCTCAGTACCCATCGTTGGTTTTGGGGACTGACTCTCAGCCTGCTATCCCTGCTCTATCTCTGGCTAACCCTGAAAGCACTGACTTTAACGATTCACTCCATCAAGCACTTCTGGGGCACCACCTTTAGAAACGCGAACCTGACAAATGCCCAATTTGCTGGAGCAGAACTGAGGAATACCGATTTTACAGGTGCGATCGGGAGAGGAATGAAGGGAATAGGGGGATAG